Within the Plectropomus leopardus isolate mb chromosome 15, YSFRI_Pleo_2.0, whole genome shotgun sequence genome, the region AACAGATTTGATAATGTAGATTCAATCTGTGAAAATAACGTAAAATTAGGCTTAAGTGAAGTTTCACTCTTTACCGGAAGTAACTTAATTTTCAAGGTATACAAAActcacaggcaaaaaaaaatttgtgcAAATACAGTTTAACCAGGGTACAAAACATAACTTTTGACTACTACAATTGCAGGAGTAGACTAAATACAACATTTGGATAATAGAATAAATGCAATAGTAGAATACTCACAGAGGCATATATCCACCAGGAACACCAGGTAGACCAGTAACTCTCGTAGCGTGGTTCGGACAAACAGTTCCCtgttgtttgtggtgttttcagtcAGTGTTGTGCCCCACAagcctacagaaaaaatacagtgctttattgttattgcaatgttaaattattaaattatttatacagtcaaagctgttttaaagacattttatgcAATGAGTGTATCAACTTTGATgctgggttgaaaaaaaaacacttttttattaaagatCTAAATAAATTAGCCAACAAGAAGGTCCacaaaagttacataaaaaaatacaaaaaatacatagctttttattttacaggCCCAAACTGAACCAGAACCAGATAGATCTTGTCCAGGTGTCATCCATACTCATTTAACTATCTGTACCGATGTCACTTACAGCAGAAATACTCCTGTAAACTCAGCTGACTGGGTTCCTACCTTTGATAAAAGAGCAGCAGCCTCTTTGCTTCTTCACCAGGCTTTGCTCAGTGGATGGTGGCTCCTCTGGGAACGGCCCGGGGCTGTCCAGTTTGTACATGCTGTCCATGGAGCCCTGGAAGAGGGGCTGGGGGTTGTAGATTGTGCTGACAGCTCGGGGCAGGGGCGGAGGGGAGCCGCAGTAGCCGTGGTTCACCCAGGCTCCGTTGCCCACGCTGTCCAACTCCACCTGCCCCGTCAGGTGGCTGTCAGCCCGGTTGTTCAGGCACTTCATGCTGTCGGACAcctgtgtgcctctgtgtgaTCTGCTGGTGTTTAGATCAGAGAGGGAAGTGAAGCAGAGCAGTGCGGGGAGCTTTTGAACACCTGCGGGAGAGATGATTATAAAGAGAGGATGACATAAGCTTTGCTGAgggaggagctgctggtcctCTCCTGGAGCTTTTGTAGTCTTGAGATTGAGACCCAGTTAAAACACACTGAGGAAATGAAATGGCAGCTATTGTACAACATTGACGTACTTGTGTCCTCTTTTGCATGGACATCTCAGCAAGGCTTACCCAAAACACATTGCATTTGACTTGAATTTGTTCATGGATAAATAATAGGACCGTCAAACGATACccttttaaaattgcaattaattgcagaatttcaaaagttacttgtgattgtttttttttgttttttttttaaaattgcgtGTTTACGATTCCAAGGTAAAGCAAGTCTTATCAGACAGTTTCGATTAGGATACATTAGGATGGGAACATTAGAAATATTTATCACTATACATAAGAGGTGTGGACTTGGGTCACATAACTTGCACTTGAATCAGACTGGAGTCACAGTTATCTTTTTACACAGTgcaagctctatgttgatgctttATAATGCTCATGGCACCTTATTTgtacaaagtacaaaaagaaaaatcccgGTATgaatctgtttattttcaatgtgagctgaaattaaaaaaatacattgtctAATTTAAAGAACTTTATTCTATAATGACTTCTACAGCACCACATCGCCACCAATTAATTTGCTGTAGATGTCTTTTAACAGAGAACGCCCCGCCATGTTGGGAGGCTGAATAATTCAGCAGCTAAAAGACAATTTAATCTGTTTTGCCCTCTCAATTACTTCCATGCTGAGCACATTGTTGTCACTATTGATTAACATCTCATCCAATAATGTGCTCCTGTTGAGGAAATCAATTAATTGCACATTGATTATAGTTTCTGCCGCCAACTGTTTTGTGGCTTGTGACTGAATTAATGAGGAGCATAATTGTAGTGTCACTGATGGGCTCCGCCTCATTACCATTACGCACTTTTGACTCTGCCATCCATTCATTTTTAACACGCCAACTGTCAGAAAGCGTTTATTAAGTATGCAAACATTCAACGTGGCATATGAATCATTATGAccatctgtatcagtgtttggCACCTCATCTATCGGCCAAGTCTCTCCTGACAGCCCAACAACCCCCTGCAACACTTATCACAcctgtatttaagtattttggGCTGATATGAATTAGTTAGggataaaaaatgttgctgtatttcatttttgttttctacaatGTGATATATCTATCTACATGTTTATATTtgcatgatttatttattttatgctattaAAGGCATTAAAATAATCTGGAATATGAGATAATCTTGAGGCAATGTGTAATTTGAACAAATATGTCTGCCTTAATCAGCTTCAGGCTAATATGATGCATATTAACAGTTAGACAGTACAGTTATTGCATTGCTGTAGATGTCTTGTCCTTAATGAAGATAGAGTTTGGGTCCAGCGATGGCCGTTCATGCTTCAGCGGCTGTGAACAGAGCGATTACACGCAGCCATTACCACACAATAGAGTTTAATTTCTGCTCCCCCTCTGAAGCCGTGGCAGGATCTGGCACACAGGCTTCCTTAATCTGCTGTGGCTTGTGCCaccattcagtttttttcaaatctgcaACAAGCCTTTTCAGTGGCTGATGATTGCCATTTAAATCTGTAGCTGAGTGGCTCCTGCAGTGGACAGTTGTGGATCATATGGCAGCCTGCTTTATGCCTACTCACACAGGGCTGTCCTTTAGCAGATTTGAATTAGTACTTAAAAACtccaaaatgtgttatttttagaGAGAACATTTGAGAATAAAATGGTTGAATTATTGTATTTGACCCCCTCCCAACATGAgtctattttaaatgtttatatttttgttcccCATTGACGTAAAAGTCTCTTATCTTGGAGCACAGGCGCTCGGGACAAAAGAATGGTTTATTCCCCGGGGTGCTGAGCGAGGCCGTGCCGCAGACATGACCTGTCATTGCTCCTACTGAGAacttgacacacacaaaacaaaggatGAGCTGTAAATTAGTTGATCTCCTTGACAGCCCTTGTTTTATTAACACACAAAAGAGACTAATTGAGATTATGAGGGTTAAAATTCCAGAGCTTTCTAATAATAACAcaagtttttattaaaatgaggAAATTATGCATATGCAGTGATGCCTGTGAATGTACTATTAGTGTTTTcagggttatttttttcaaatacaaatgtttttgaagatGCAAAAGGAAAATTATGTTAGTAAGATTTCAGCTCTGTCTATTTGAAAGTTGTATGAACTACCCTCCGTAGAATGTAATGTCATTACATATAGTAAATACCAttgcaaaattgaaaaaaaaaaaacccatcaaagtTAGCTTAAGATagaagaaaagcacaaaaacactttttcgtagaaaatagtttttattttctattaaaaaactATAATTCAACAAAATAGAGGTCTGCATGTGAAAATGAACATCTATATTTGAACTCAACACATACATATACTTTGACACAATATTTCATATTGACTTTAGACCACAATGATTTTCTCAGCAACATTGCACAACATTTTAGGGCCATAtcaaaataactgataaaaaaaatacattgccTGTATCTTCAGTACAATCTAGTGGTCATTAAAATGACTctacatttatttctttgctaTAATTTGAACAAAAAGATGCTCAACATTGCTGGGTTTGCTAgcaaaaataatatagaaaacacttcaaatgaAAATAGAAGCCTCTCTGATTGtcacacaaaaactcaaaagaaaataatgcaaTACAAATGTATTTACTGTCTCCTGTTTTGAAGGAGAGATATTCACATTGTCACTCACATCCAACAATATGACTGATTATTATCTGACAGCAGTTTATGCGTGGACCTGATGGCCGTCGAACTGATAGGAGAAGGACGAGTGGATGTAGTCCTGTTCAGCGGGGGAGTCGTACCTCATGAGGCACGGGTAGCTCTCAGACTGCATGCAGTCAAATGGCAGGTCCAGCCACTGCCTGTGAGGAGCAGTGTGTCTCCTGGCATCCGTCAGGATCCGGTTGAGGGCCATGATGTAGCTGAGGGCCATCTGCAGGGTTTCATACTTGGACAGTTTTTTGTCCTGGCCCCACTGGGGGACCACTTTACGTAAGCGATCAAAAGCTGTGTTCAAGCCCTgcatcctcttcctctctctggcGTTGGCAGCCATCCGTCGCCTCGTGGCAGTCTCATACTTCTCCGGGCTCTTGGAGTCTGGTTCTGAGGACTCTGATCCAGAGTCGGTGCAGCTGGGTCGCCGAGACTTCATGATTGTTGACTCAAACTGGTGAATGTCCGCAGATTAGAAAGACTCAGCTGCAAGTCAACGGTTTTATCAGAGACGTTTCCAGTTCAGCTTCAGGGTTCCTCAGAGGGTTTCCCGGTGTTAAGCCTGGCCGATGTCCAAGCTGTGTGTCCTTTGTGTCCGAGATTTTTAAGTCCAGATAATGGACAGCCTGGAGAGTCCAAGGTGTCTGTGATCCTTAAGACAGTGAGGGAGCAGCTTTTATAAGACAGAGCAGATGAACAGGTGGCAGCAGGTGGAGTCCCTGCCCTCTGCCCCCCTCGTCCTCAATATTGCATATAGAGAAACACACCCATGACTCATAAACACCCACACCCACtctcagctcacacacacacacatacgcacacaggCATGTTTATGCACactaagtacacacacacacacacacacacacactcacacacacaaacaaaaccttAATGAAATTCCAATTATCCTGGGCTGGGCTATCTGGCCGTGGCTTCACTCAGAGCCATGTGTCACAAACACCAAAAGTGTACCATCTG harbors:
- the atoh7 gene encoding protein atonal homolog 7, encoding MKSRRPSCTDSGSESSEPDSKSPEKYETATRRRMAANARERKRMQGLNTAFDRLRKVVPQWGQDKKLSKYETLQMALSYIMALNRILTDARRHTAPHRQWLDLPFDCMQSESYPCLMRYDSPAEQDYIHSSFSYQFDGHQVHA